In a genomic window of Streptomyces sp. NBC_01231:
- a CDS encoding NDP-hexose 2,3-dehydratase family protein: MTAAGVMLSSRASAPRSVSRLAVSAAALDGGVMSNPEVLAWLDGRRRAHGHQVRRVPFAALRGWAFDERTGDLRHASGRFFSVHGLRVRSDFGPVPAWSQPIIRQPEIGLLGIALRDFGGVPHLLMQAKPEPGNVNGVQLSPTVQATKSNYSRVHGGSPVPYLELFRRSDPRSVVADVLQSEQGAWFLHKRNRNMVVEVGPEAEAGEDFAWLTLGQVHTLLRQDNLVNMDARTVLSCFPDWRRDDGRRALHADREIRSWITRRRAEHDVEVVPVGLAQTAGWHCGAHEVAHERALYFRVVAVDVSSDRREVPSWTQPLLEPYGTAVVALFVRRLDGVPHVLLRARAEPGFHNVVELGPTVQCMPENYAHLSPADQPPYLAEALARADGAAYDVVLSEEGGRFRNAQSRYLVIEVESDFPAPPDDFRWVASGQLDELLRYNHQVNVQARTLVAALRAL; the protein is encoded by the coding sequence ATGACCGCGGCAGGTGTGATGTTGTCGTCCCGGGCCTCGGCGCCCCGGAGCGTGTCGAGACTCGCCGTCTCAGCCGCCGCGCTCGACGGCGGGGTGATGAGCAACCCGGAGGTGCTGGCGTGGCTCGACGGACGCCGCCGTGCCCATGGCCACCAGGTGCGGCGGGTGCCGTTCGCCGCGTTGCGCGGCTGGGCCTTCGACGAGCGGACGGGTGATCTGCGGCACGCGAGCGGACGGTTCTTCTCGGTGCACGGGCTGCGGGTGCGGTCGGACTTCGGCCCGGTGCCCGCCTGGTCGCAGCCGATCATCCGGCAGCCGGAGATCGGCTTGCTCGGCATTGCGCTGCGGGACTTCGGCGGTGTGCCGCACCTGCTGATGCAGGCGAAACCGGAACCGGGGAACGTCAACGGGGTGCAGTTGTCGCCGACGGTACAGGCGACCAAGAGCAACTACTCACGGGTGCACGGTGGTTCGCCCGTTCCGTATCTGGAGCTGTTCCGCCGCTCGGACCCCCGTTCCGTCGTCGCGGACGTCCTGCAGTCGGAACAGGGCGCGTGGTTCCTGCACAAGCGCAACCGCAACATGGTCGTGGAGGTCGGCCCCGAGGCCGAGGCGGGCGAGGACTTCGCCTGGCTGACCCTGGGGCAGGTCCACACGCTGCTGCGGCAGGACAACCTGGTCAACATGGACGCGCGGACCGTCCTGTCCTGCTTTCCGGACTGGCGGCGGGACGACGGGCGCCGGGCGCTGCACGCCGACCGGGAGATCCGCAGCTGGATCACGCGGCGGCGTGCCGAGCACGACGTCGAGGTGGTGCCGGTCGGCTTGGCGCAGACCGCGGGCTGGCACTGCGGTGCGCACGAGGTGGCCCATGAACGGGCGCTGTACTTCAGGGTGGTGGCGGTCGACGTCTCCTCGGACCGGCGTGAGGTGCCCTCCTGGACCCAGCCGCTGCTCGAACCGTACGGCACGGCCGTCGTGGCCCTGTTCGTCCGGCGTCTGGACGGTGTGCCGCACGTGCTGCTGCGGGCACGGGCCGAGCCGGGTTTCCACAACGTGGTCGAGCTAGGTCCCACGGTGCAGTGCATGCCCGAGAACTACGCCCACCTGTCCCCGGCCGACCAGCCGCCCTACCTCGCCGAGGCACTCGCCCGCGCCGACGGTGCCGCCTACGACGTAGTGCTCTCCGAGGAGGGCGGCCGGTTCCGCAACGCGCAGAGCCGCTATCTGGTCATCGAGGTGGAGAGCGACTTCCCTGCCCCGCCGGACGACTTCCGTT
- a CDS encoding MbtH family protein translates to MNPFDDPDAEFLVLVNDEGQHSLWPVFADVPGGWHVAHGKDTRSACLAHIEENWTDMRPKSLIDAMGG, encoded by the coding sequence GTGAACCCCTTCGACGATCCGGACGCCGAGTTCCTCGTACTCGTCAATGACGAGGGCCAGCACTCGCTGTGGCCCGTGTTCGCGGACGTGCCCGGCGGCTGGCACGTCGCCCACGGCAAGGACACCCGCTCGGCGTGCCTGGCCCACATCGAGGAGAACTGGACGGACATGCGGCCCAAAAGCCTGATCGACGCCATGGGAGGCTGA
- a CDS encoding alpha/beta fold hydrolase: MASSTTGESRWLRRFRPSPRARTSLVCLPHAGGTARSYLPFAELLPPDVEVLAVQYPGRQDRLREPCIESVPELARAVYDVLAPFAARRPVALFGHSLGAAVGFELARLLEREPETAPRALFASARAAPSLSRGRDVHRLDDAGIVAELRLLSGTDAQVLDEPEVLQLVLPSVRGDYKASETYTAEPGARLRCDVLALTGDTDEHVSAEEAAGWRQHTTGGFGLRVFSGGHFYLTDHAAAVAALVTDTLRAAPARGRPTTG; this comes from the coding sequence ATGGCGTCGTCCACCACCGGTGAGAGCAGGTGGCTGCGCAGGTTCCGGCCGAGCCCGCGGGCCCGGACCAGTCTGGTGTGCCTGCCGCACGCCGGCGGCACCGCACGTTCCTACCTTCCGTTCGCCGAGCTGCTGCCCCCGGACGTGGAGGTGCTGGCCGTCCAGTACCCGGGGCGGCAGGACCGGCTGCGCGAGCCCTGCATCGAGAGCGTCCCCGAGCTGGCCCGAGCCGTGTACGACGTGCTGGCGCCGTTCGCCGCGCGGCGCCCCGTCGCCCTGTTCGGCCACAGTCTCGGCGCCGCCGTGGGATTCGAACTGGCCAGGCTGCTGGAACGGGAGCCGGAGACGGCTCCACGCGCGCTCTTCGCGTCCGCCAGGGCCGCGCCCTCCCTCTCGCGCGGCCGGGACGTGCACCGTCTCGACGACGCCGGGATCGTGGCCGAACTGCGCCTCCTCAGCGGCACCGACGCACAGGTCCTCGACGAACCCGAAGTGCTGCAACTGGTGCTGCCGTCGGTCCGCGGCGACTACAAGGCGTCCGAGACCTACACGGCGGAGCCCGGCGCGCGCCTGCGGTGCGACGTCCTCGCCCTCACCGGCGACACCGACGAGCACGTCTCGGCCGAGGAAGCGGCGGGCTGGCGGCAGCACACCACGGGCGGCTTCGGCCTGCGGGTCTTCTCCGGGGGCCACTTCTACCTCACCGACCACGCGGCAGCGGTGGCCGCGCTGGTCACGGACACCCTGCGCGCGGCGCCGGCGCGCGGCCGACCGACCACCGGCTGA
- a CDS encoding activator-dependent family glycosyltransferase, protein MRVLFVTLSDRSHLLSMVPLAWSLAVAGHEVQVASSPALVGAIKSVGLTAVAVGEDHDFHETLARNRGSLENPLSDWSTPTLEAHSWEQVLAKLRAGVVFSHQVYNDPMIPDLVGYARHWRPDLVVWEPLSYAGPVAARVVGAAHARLLWCFDNHGAMRDVFLRRQAERPWERREDPMAGWLGRHLARYGSTFDEEVVVGQWTVDQVPTSLQFPLPGERTPVRYVPYNGPCEIPQWLREPPERPRVVLTPGLSTYAVVGDTVLPVADMIDTLGDMDVEVVATLPSDEAAKLGAVPGNTRIVDFVPLHALLPTASAVIHYGGFGTWSTALASAVPQFIPTIRYADWWNRATSLAAAGAGIAVHASELTADVLRDGVQRLLKEPSFTGGAERLRQENLSAPTPHDLVPLLEQRTAECRR, encoded by the coding sequence ATGCGCGTACTGTTCGTGACCCTCTCCGACAGGTCGCACCTGCTGTCCATGGTGCCGCTCGCCTGGTCCCTGGCCGTCGCCGGTCACGAGGTCCAGGTGGCCAGCAGTCCCGCGCTGGTGGGCGCCATCAAGAGCGTCGGCCTCACCGCGGTCGCCGTCGGCGAGGACCACGACTTCCACGAGACACTGGCCCGCAACCGCGGTTCCCTGGAGAACCCCCTGTCCGACTGGTCCACCCCGACCCTCGAAGCGCACTCGTGGGAACAGGTCCTGGCCAAGCTCAGAGCCGGGGTCGTCTTCTCCCACCAGGTCTACAACGACCCCATGATCCCCGACCTGGTCGGCTACGCCCGCCACTGGCGGCCCGACCTGGTCGTCTGGGAACCCCTCAGCTACGCGGGACCGGTGGCGGCACGCGTCGTCGGCGCCGCACACGCCCGGCTGCTGTGGTGCTTCGACAACCACGGCGCGATGCGCGACGTCTTCCTCCGACGCCAGGCGGAACGCCCCTGGGAGCGCCGTGAGGACCCGATGGCCGGCTGGCTCGGCCGCCACCTCGCCCGCTACGGCAGCACATTCGACGAAGAGGTCGTGGTCGGCCAGTGGACCGTGGACCAGGTCCCCACCAGCCTGCAGTTCCCGCTGCCGGGGGAGCGGACACCGGTCCGCTACGTCCCCTACAACGGCCCTTGCGAGATCCCGCAGTGGCTGCGCGAACCCCCTGAACGCCCGAGGGTCGTCCTCACCCCCGGCCTCTCCACGTACGCCGTGGTCGGCGACACCGTCCTCCCCGTCGCCGACATGATCGACACGCTGGGGGACATGGACGTCGAGGTGGTGGCCACGCTGCCGTCCGACGAGGCCGCGAAGCTCGGCGCCGTCCCCGGCAACACCAGGATCGTCGACTTCGTCCCCCTGCACGCCCTGCTGCCCACCGCCTCGGCCGTCATCCACTACGGCGGTTTCGGCACCTGGAGCACGGCGCTCGCCAGTGCCGTCCCACAGTTCATCCCCACCATCCGCTACGCCGACTGGTGGAACAGGGCGACGAGCCTGGCCGCCGCCGGAGCGGGCATCGCCGTCCACGCCTCCGAGCTGACGGCGGACGTCCTGCGCGACGGCGTGCAACGGCTGCTGAAGGAACCGTCGTTCACCGGCGGAGCCGAACGTCTGCGCCAGGAGAACCTGAGCGCACCCACCCCGCACGACCTCGTGCCCCTGCTGGAACAACGCACCGCGGAGTGTCGCCGATGA
- a CDS encoding dTDP-4-dehydrorhamnose 3,5-epimerase family protein: MKVRELAVPGAYEFLPDVHRDARGAFVAHYVESAFTQAVGHPMRLGQAHSSFSRRGVVRGVHYEDVPPGQAKFVTCPAGELLDVVVDLRVGSPTFGRWDSTRLDPGTCRAVYLAEGLGHAFVALRDDTVAAYLTSTEYDPATEHEVDAFDPALGLPWPPDLEHLLSERDRNAPTLEEARRAGALPSYEQCLALRAHDRDGAAR; encoded by the coding sequence ATGAAGGTCCGAGAGCTGGCAGTGCCCGGCGCCTACGAGTTCCTCCCCGATGTCCACCGCGACGCACGGGGCGCGTTCGTCGCCCACTACGTCGAGAGTGCCTTCACCCAGGCCGTGGGCCACCCGATGCGGCTGGGCCAGGCCCACTCCAGCTTCTCCCGCCGCGGGGTCGTCCGCGGAGTGCACTACGAGGACGTGCCACCCGGCCAGGCCAAGTTCGTCACCTGCCCCGCGGGGGAACTGCTCGACGTGGTCGTCGACCTCCGGGTGGGCTCACCCACCTTCGGCCGCTGGGACAGCACCCGGCTCGACCCCGGCACCTGCCGGGCGGTGTACCTGGCTGAAGGGCTCGGACACGCCTTCGTCGCCCTGCGCGACGACACGGTGGCCGCCTATCTGACGTCGACGGAGTACGACCCGGCCACCGAGCACGAGGTCGACGCCTTCGACCCGGCGCTCGGCCTGCCCTGGCCCCCGGACCTGGAGCACCTGCTCAGCGAGCGCGACCGGAACGCGCCGACCCTGGAGGAGGCCCGGCGCGCCGGGGCGCTGCCCTCGTACGAGCAGTGCCTGGCGCTGCGTGCCCACGACCGGGACGGGGCGGCACGGTGA
- a CDS encoding NAD(P)-dependent oxidoreductase, with protein MSGTPAGCAVVVGGTGFLGRHICTALAALGHDVLAVARTPVDPVPGTRFRSLDVTSAPAGDIAEALHGADVVVNAAGDTGAEDEERMTAEHVLLADRLVSALAAQRRRPRLLHLGTVHEYGPVPDGTAIAETHPTAPVSVYARTKLAGSRVVLEAVEKGRVEGSVLRVTNGCGPGAPVRGFLGRLAARLRTTAQDAPLTLTLADDRRDFVDVRDVAEAVVLAVHARQTRPLYNIGSGTATSMRELAGILVAASGVPPHLVREGHAPVHSKGGAWTQADIRLARELLGWSPRVPLQRSLHDLWAAS; from the coding sequence ATGAGCGGCACACCCGCGGGCTGCGCCGTCGTCGTCGGCGGCACCGGGTTCCTGGGACGGCACATCTGCACGGCGCTTGCCGCTCTCGGACACGACGTCCTGGCCGTGGCGAGAACACCCGTCGACCCGGTTCCCGGCACCCGCTTCCGCTCCCTGGACGTGACCTCCGCGCCGGCCGGGGACATCGCCGAGGCCCTGCACGGCGCCGACGTCGTCGTCAACGCCGCCGGCGACACCGGGGCCGAGGACGAGGAACGGATGACGGCCGAACACGTCCTGCTCGCCGACCGGCTGGTGAGCGCCCTCGCCGCGCAGCGCCGGCGGCCCAGACTGCTGCACCTCGGCACCGTGCACGAGTACGGCCCCGTCCCGGACGGCACCGCCATCGCGGAGACCCACCCGACCGCGCCGGTCAGTGTCTACGCGCGCACCAAGCTGGCCGGCAGCCGCGTCGTACTGGAGGCGGTGGAGAAGGGGCGCGTGGAGGGCAGCGTGCTGCGCGTCACCAACGGCTGCGGGCCCGGCGCTCCGGTGCGCGGCTTCCTGGGCCGGCTCGCCGCCCGACTGCGCACCACCGCGCAGGACGCGCCGCTCACCCTGACCCTCGCCGACGATCGGCGCGACTTCGTCGACGTACGCGACGTCGCCGAGGCCGTGGTGCTGGCGGTGCACGCACGGCAGACCCGGCCCCTGTACAACATCGGTTCGGGAACCGCCACCAGCATGCGGGAACTCGCCGGCATCCTCGTCGCCGCGTCGGGCGTGCCCCCGCACCTGGTGCGCGAGGGGCACGCCCCGGTGCACAGCAAGGGCGGCGCCTGGACCCAGGCGGACATCCGGCTCGCGCGCGAACTGCTGGGCTGGTCCCCGCGCGTGCCGCTGCAGCGGTCCCTGCACGATCTGTGGGCCGCCTCGTGA
- a CDS encoding 2OG-Fe dioxygenase family protein — protein MQNHDAALSDIAEIRSSYVRDRFVFVPGARLTGIVKALGATDDGLEKLATVSDTLQSDPTLPFRRTRTGRFGFDPSAMEVKRLEFQPFMLSPEDDFVRHDSGQVRIFDEIQNDLQLNNALQALFVFKYMVIEGVPVARRPKLDYESDQWICTLLNVRTVTDGDLIGEPALEGVHSDGVDHTMTTYLGSENMTDDSAVTFLHDMREVNGTRWHDTDPDLVRARAQHRDFLDTCLLVDHESKHSVSTLYAADTARRATRDLLAFLTRKPVAEEHHSRAFDSVRPHPDLPMTAGLRVLDRAPSA, from the coding sequence ATGCAGAACCATGACGCCGCGCTTTCCGACATCGCGGAGATACGCTCGTCGTACGTCCGCGACCGTTTCGTCTTCGTGCCGGGCGCCCGTCTCACCGGCATCGTCAAGGCGCTGGGCGCAACGGACGACGGCCTGGAAAAGCTCGCGACCGTCAGCGACACATTGCAGAGCGACCCGACCCTGCCGTTTCGGAGGACGAGGACCGGCCGCTTCGGTTTCGACCCGTCGGCCATGGAAGTGAAGCGACTCGAATTCCAGCCCTTCATGCTGTCCCCGGAGGACGATTTCGTACGGCACGACTCCGGACAGGTACGCATTTTCGACGAGATCCAGAACGACCTGCAACTCAACAACGCATTGCAGGCGCTTTTCGTCTTCAAGTACATGGTCATTGAAGGTGTGCCGGTCGCCCGCCGGCCGAAACTGGACTACGAAAGCGACCAGTGGATCTGCACGCTGCTCAACGTCCGCACCGTCACCGACGGCGACCTGATCGGCGAGCCGGCGCTGGAGGGGGTGCACTCCGACGGCGTCGACCACACCATGACCACCTACCTGGGCAGCGAGAACATGACCGACGACAGCGCCGTCACGTTCCTCCACGATATGCGCGAGGTCAACGGCACCCGGTGGCACGACACGGACCCGGACCTGGTCCGTGCCAGGGCCCAGCACCGTGACTTCCTCGACACGTGCCTGCTCGTCGACCACGAGAGCAAGCACAGCGTCTCGACCCTGTACGCCGCCGACACCGCGCGGCGCGCCACCCGGGACCTGCTGGCCTTCCTGACCCGCAAGCCGGTGGCCGAGGAGCACCACTCGCGCGCCTTCGACTCGGTCAGGCCGCACCCGGATCTCCCCATGACGGCCGGCCTGCGCGTCCTCGACCGCGCGCCGTCCGCGTAG